In Leucoraja erinacea ecotype New England chromosome 11, Leri_hhj_1, whole genome shotgun sequence, the following are encoded in one genomic region:
- the LOC129701391 gene encoding matrin-3-like, translating to MSTSQNVIDYAKKVHFQGANVNLFPSEKSQVVQIELEKVDHIPYGTIHLSEAGLQNQLSSDVEEPVGPQKTSNIFNALGLSSKDLDEVGSYPKDKLTLDSLPKILKQIKKKRASMKYCSPQQSLSNRTLCEDGIGERKSTERNFESQEMMRKPLVNYGYNLSSGDSSAGSEYEGKCGEAFHKKERHFSESPHHSNKFDSDSETESDEEVIDSPCAEEQSVLEKKRKTPILQNIKDFLGCLPMVLPHCCSLCDKAIDTLQDWNEHMNEPLHKLRCLLLQRVYPDWVPGELPATRENLVEKGTVTTVVTKKKEKMKRNADIPMPSKREHLRDTRSRIVGLGNLPSSGFSDFDTVRLGSSFGKVLKYLKVGEKAFLKMDSEMACNNIIKHFRKKPLFYGRLLTADISSAQIQPLLKKPSAKIEEMLNKVNLADISAKECFLGPILKEKPDDLKKCLASERERSSEREESGSSDCSEATEWRSIGGEERGQQRVYSHEPMEHQGYMRTLQRDDLELLVQRNSLASSEQWQSCERGCRNSHERGGIEINRRNSGERRDHENRGEMREWRAGSERGEQRGFSESGLQGGSSERIKWAGSSQRVEGTWGLHL from the exons ATGTCAACGAGTCAGAATGTAATTGATTATGCTAAAAAAGTTCATTTTCAAGGAGCAAATGTTAATCTGTTTCCATCAGAGAAATCCCAGGTTGTTCAAATAGAACTTGAGAAAGTGGACCATATTCCATATGGTACGATACATCTCTCTGAAGCTGGACTGCAAAACCAGCTGTCATCAGATGTAGAGGAACCAGTTGGTCCACAAAAGACCAGCAACATTTTTAATGCCCTTGGTCTTTCATCTAAGGACCTGGATGAGGTGGGGAGCTATCCTAAAGACAAGCTTACACTTGATTCTTTGCCAAAGATACTTAAGCAGATTAAAAAGAAAAGAGCATCTATGAAATACTGTTCTCCGCAACAAAGCCTTTCCAACAGGACTCTGTGTGAGGATGGAATTGGAGAAAGGAAGTCAACAGAAAGAAATTTTGAAAGTCAGGAGATGATGCGCAAACCTCTGGTCAATTATGGTTATAATCTATCCTCTGGAGACTCAAGTGCAGGATCTGAATATGAAGGAAAATGCGGCGAGGCCTTTCATAAAAAAGAAAGACATTTTTCTGAATCACCACATCATTCAAATAAGTTTGATTCCGATTCTGAAACGGAATCTGATGAGGAAGTGATTGATTCGCCATGTGCAGAAGAGCAATCCGTCCTTGAGAAAAAGCGGAAAACACCGATTCTACAAAACATAAAGGATTTCCTTGGTTGTTTGCCTATGGTACTGCCACACTGTTGTTCACTCTGTGACAAAGCAATTGATACACTGCAG GATTGGAATGAGCATATGAATGAGCCGTTACACAAGCTACGCTGCCTGTTACTACAGAgagt CTACCCGGACTGGGTTCCAGGTGAATTACCTGCTACAAG GGAAAATCTGGTTGAAAAAGGCACAGTTACAACTGTTGTAACCAAAAAAAAGGAGAAAATGAAAAGAAATGCAG ATATTCCTATGCCAAGCAAACGAGAACACCTG AGAGACACACGCAGTAGGATTGTGGGTCTTGGCAAtctgccttcctctggcttttCAGATTTTGATACTGTGAGACTTGGTTCATCGTTTGGGAAAGTGCTCAAGTATTTAAAAGTGGGGGAAAAG GCTTTCTTGAAAATGGATTCAGAAATGGCCTGCAATAACATAATCAAACACTTCAGGAAGAAGCCTTTGTTCTACGGTAGATTACTGACGGCAGATATATCCTCCGCTCAAATTCAACCATTGTTAAAG AAACCTTCTGCAAAGATCGAAGAAATGTTAAATAAAGTAAATTTGGCAGATATCAG TGCAAAAGAATGCTTTCTTGGCCCTATCTTGAAAGAAAAACCTGATGATTTGAAGAAGTGCCTTGCATCTGAGAGAGAAAGGAGCTCTGAGAGGGAAGAGTCAGGGAGCTCTGACTGCAGTGAAGCAACAGAGTGGAGGAGCATTGGAGGCGAGGAGAGAGGTCAACAAAGGGTGTACAGTCATGAACCCATGGAGCACCAAGGATACATGAGGACACTGCAGAGGGATGACCTTGAACTACTAGTGCAGAGGAATAGCCTTGCAAGTAGTGAGCAGTGGCAGAGCTGTGAGAGAGGGTGCAGGAATAGTCATGAAAGAGGTGGCATTGAGATAAATCGGAGAAACTCTGGTGAAAGAAGAGACCATGAGAACAGAGGTGAGATGAGGGAATGGAGAGCCGGTAGTGAGAGAGGAGAACAAAGAGGATTCAGTGAAAGTGGGCTCCAGGGAGGCAGCAGCGAGAGAATCAAGTGGGCAGGCAGTAGCCAGAGAGTGGAGGGGACATGGGGA CTACATCTCTGA
- the LOC129701870 gene encoding uncharacterized protein LOC129701870 has protein sequence MKKPKVNNVEIKSEKLREETPIPFLESDSELEGLMEKYESDDDQDDPQKMQCGDGQGTEVSSGSEVDLQQGSVCSEVDLQQGSVSSEVDLQQGSVCSEVDLQQGSVSSEVDLQQGSVSSEVDLQQGSVESNSEEEPGHVVFVGDLVPGKCTHAYLIHLAELFGKINKVVLIKGKGEGFVEMRNSADAQAMVRFFKAKPPVIQGNILKVELSQKYRTLCLKLPYSHRTGGIMPLIGQFGASENVSDPKDILISTSTPTLSELRAKHSAQLLKWANVPLEGNMPTKDKRWSPQTYEGKELECFRFLPYAFKVPMLETHRQYLQSITGSPDMYEIDTPKIDDAFIQLLVGKKVISSHDDLDKQLGDPERVLCKAQSKVAEIVHPVVLAIQKYELDELSGELDTLTKEQLIERLQSTIISCHQSILNAGQTHRWLTELQTENLLKLFKFGHMSVKPQDYPNVTSSDLLGAELAEQILKKGEVVRRKPALPPMKKKTPINVFKKKKVSPKQWRGPHPYYWSLTPFRGRGGPFKGHVRGHPMF, from the exons ATGAAGAAGCCCAAAGTGAACAATGtagaaattaaatcagagaagcTTCGAGAGGAAACACCAATTCCATTTTTGGAAAGTGACTCAGAACTTGAAGGTCTAATGGAAAAGTATGAATCGGACGATGACCAGGATGATCCACAGAAGATGCAGTGTGGAGACGGACAGGGAACTGAAGTCAGTTCTGGTTCAGAAGTGGATCTACAGCAAGGATCTGTGTGTTCAGAAGTGGATCTACAGCAAGGATCTGTGAGTTCAGAAGTGGATCTACAGCAAGGATCTGTGTGTTCAGAAGTGGATCTACAGCAAGGATCTGTGAGTTCAGAAGTGGATCTACAGCAAGGATCTGTGAGTTCAGAAGTGGATCTACAGCAAGGATCTGTGGAG AGCAACAGTGAGGAGGAGCCTGGACATGTAGTTTTCGTTGGTGACTTGGTGCCAGGCAAATGTACACATGCCTATTTAATCCACCTCGCTGAACTCTTCGGGAAGATTAATAAAGTAGTGCTAATTAAAGGAAAGGGAGAG GGATTTGTGGAGATGCGCAACAGTGCAGACGCCCAAGCCATGGTCAGGTTTTTCAAAGCAAAACCACCTGTTATTCAAGGAAACATCCTCAAAGTGGAGTTGAGCCAGAAGTATAGAACGTTGTGTTTGAAG TTGCCATACTCACACCGCACTGGTGGCATCATGCCCCTAATTGGGCAGTTTGGTGCTTCTGAAAATGTGTCTGACCCAAAAGACATTTTAATATCAACAAGCACCCCAACTTTATCCGAGCTTCGGGCTAAACATTCAGCACAGCTTCTGAAGTGGGCCAATGTGCCACTTGAGGGCAATATGCCCACAAAAGACAAGAGGTGGAGCCCACAGACATATGAAGGAAAAGAACTTGAGTGCTTTAGATTCTTACCATATGCTTTCAAAGTtccaatgttagaaactcaccgaCAGTATTTGCAAAGTATTACTGGGTCTCCTGATATGTATGAGATcgatacaccaaagatagacgatGCATTTATTCAACTCCTGGTGGGTAAGAAAGTTATAAGTTCTCATGATGACTTGGACAAGCAGTTGGGTGATCCAGAGAGAGTATTATGTAAGGCACAGTCAAAAGTAGCGGAAATTGTACATCCAGTTGTACTAGCCATACAGAAGTATGAATTAGATGAATTGTCTGGAGAATTAGATACTCTCACTAAAGAACAGTTGATAGAAAGACTGCAGTCGACAATAATTTCATGTCATCAATCAATTCTAAATGCTGGACAGACTCACCGCTGGTTAACTGAACTTCAGACAGAGAATTTGTTGAAGTTATTCAAATTCGGCCACATGTCTGTAAAACCACAAGACTATCCAAATGTGACATCATCTGATCTACTGGGTGCTGAACTCGCAGAACAAATACTAAAGAAAGGTGAGGTTGTGAGGCGTAAGCCCGCTCTTCCACCAATGAAGAAAAAAACACCCATCAATGTCTTCAAgaagaaaaaagtttccccaaaacAGTGGAGGGGGCCACATCCATACTATTGGAGTTTAACGCCATTCAGAGGCCGTG GAGGACCATTTAAAGGACATGTTCGAGGACACCCAATGTTTTAG